The region CAATGACACAGGAACATCCCCTGCAACCGTTCAGCGCCCGCTACTTTCACGAAGGCGATGCGCTGTTCAGCTACGCCAGCGAGTGGCAAGTGCTTCATCAAGCCAGTGAGCAAGCAACTGATGTCGAGGTCCTCGAACCCTACATTCAGGAGGAGCCGCTGGGCTTGGGGCAATTGCAGGATTTCCTGCGCAATCCCGTACGACACTTCTTCAGCCAGCGGCTCAAGGTGTTCTTTGAAGCGGCCGAAGTCCCTTTGGCCGATGAAGAACCCTTCGTTCTCGACGCGCTGCAACGCTACAGCCTCAGCGACAGTTTGCTCGAAGCAGCACTGAGTCAGCTGGATCACTCCGATCAAGCGTTGGAAGCACAGGCCATACGCCTGCAAAACAGCGGCCTGCTGCCCATGGCCGGTTTCGGCGAATGTCTTCAACGAGAGTTGATCGAGCCACTGCCGGATCTGCTGCAACGTTATCAACAACTCCTGACGTTATGGCCGACACTGCTCGCCAGTGCCTTGCCGGTGAGTCTGGAATTGCACGGCTTGCGTCTTGAAGGCTGGCTCAGTGGCCTGCATCAACGCGCAGACGGTGGCTTGCTGTCGGTCACCACGATTCCCAACAGTATCGGCTCGATCAAGACTCGCAAATGGCATCGCTTGACGCGGCCATGGGTCAATCACCTGGTCGCCTGCGCCAGCGGCATATCGATGACCACCGCGCTGGTCGCCAGCGACGACAGCTTGCTGCTGGAACCTTTGGAAAAGGATGCCGCATTTCAGATCCTCGGTAACCTGCTGCTGGCCTGGCAAACAGGTATGCGTCAACCGTTGCCCATCGCGGTGAAAACTGCCTTCGCCTGGCTCAGTCAAACCGACCCGGTCAAAGCCGAAGCCGCCGCGCGAAAGCCTACGAAGGCGATGGTCAGACTACCGATGGTGAGCGCCGCGAAAGCCCGGCACTCACCCGGCAATTCGCCGACTACGACAGCCTGACTGCCGACGAGACCTTCACCGATTGGTGCGACGCTTTGTACCGGCCACTGCTCGAAGCCCCTTGGCGCTCACTGACCAGCGAGGGCGCGCGCTCATGACGACGAAGACACCGTTGGCCCTGGCCTTTCCTCTGCGCGGCAGCCAACTGATCGAGGCCAGCGCCGGGACCGGCAAGACCTTCACCATCTCCGCGCTATATCTGCGTCTGGTCCTTGGCCATGGCGGCGAGTCGAGTGGTTTCGGGCGTGAGCTGTTACCGCCGCAAATCCTCGTCGTGACCTTCACCGACGCCGCCACCAAAGAACTGCGCGAGCGTATTCGCACCCGCCTGGCCGAAGCCGCACGGTTTTTCCGGGAAGAGACCCCCGCGCCGGACAGCCTGATTGCAGAGTTGAGGGAGCCAGTTCCTTCCCGAGCAATGGTCCGGTTGCGCAAACCGTCTGGACATCGCTGCTCAATGGATGGACGAAGCGGCTGTGTCGACCATTCACAGTTGGTGCCAGCGCATGCTGCGCGAGCATGCCTTCGACAGCGGCAGTCTATTCACTCAGACCCTGGAAACTGATCACAGCGATCTGCTGGGCGAAGTCCTGCGCGATTACTGGCGGCTGTTCTGTTACTCGATGCAGGGCGATGCGCTGAACTGGGTTCGCGGCAATTGGGGTGGTCCTGCGGCATTGCTGCCGCGGGTGCGAGGGCTGTTCGCCAGCGAACGCGAGAGCGTTGAAGGAAAAGAACCTGCCGAGCTCATTGCCGAGTGCCTGCTCGAACGGCGCACGGCGCTGCTCGAACTGAAGATGCCGTGGCGCCAATGGGCGGACGAATTGCTGGCGATCTGTCACCAAGGCGTGGCGAGTAAAAGCGTCGACGGGCGCAAGATGCAGGCGCGCTACTTCGAACCCTGGTTCGAAAAGCTCAAGGCCTGGGCCGACGACGAGGCCCTCGAACAACTGGACATCGGCACCGGCTTCACTCGCCTGACCAACGATGGCATGGCCGAAGCCTGGAAAGGCGAAGCACCTCATCATCCCGGGCTAGACGCTATGCCTGGCCTCAAGGTCAGTCTCGACAGTTTGCCGACGCCTGACGCTGCGGTTCTGCAACACGCTGCTCAGTGGGTAGGTGCCCGGTTCGAAGAGGAAAAACGTCGCCGTGCGGAAATGGGTTTCGATGACATGTTGCTGCGCCTCGACGCAGCGTTGCAGTCCGACGGTGGTGAGCGCCTCTCCACCCTGATTCGCGAACAGTTTCCGGTGGCGTTGATCGACGAATTCCAGGACACCGACCCGGTGCAGTACCGCATCTTCGAAAGCATCTATCGCATCGAAGAAAACAATCCCGAGTGTGGTCTGTTCCTGATCGGCGACCCGAAGCAGGCGATCTACGCCTTCCGCGGCGCCGACATCTACACCTATCTGCGTGCTCGTCAGGCCACCACCGGCCGTCTGCATACATTGGGCACCAACTTCCGTTCAAGCCATGGCATGGTCGATGCCGTAAACCATGTTTTCGAACGCGCGGAGTCTCGTGAGACCGGGCGCGGTGCATTCCTTTTTCGCGAGAAAAGCGGCGAAAACCCGGTACCTTTCCTGCCTGTCGAATCCCAGGGTCGCAAAGAAGTTCTGCACGTTGATGGTCAGAGCGTGCCGGCGCTGAATATCTGGCATCTGTCCGCAGATCAGCCGCTGTCCGGCGTGGTGTACCGACAACAACTGGCTGGCGCTTGCGCCAGTGAAATCAGCGCTCTGCTCAATGGCGGGCAACAAGGTCGTGCCGGCTTCATACAGGACGGCAAGGACTTCAGAGGCCTGCTACCCGCGGATATCGCGATTCTGGTACGCGACGGTAAAGAGGCCCAGGCCGTGCGTGGCGAACTCTCTGCCCGCGGTGTGCGCAGCGTGTATCTGTCGGACAAGGACTCGGTGTTCGCCGCCCAGGAAGCGCACGACCTGCTGACCTGGCTCAAGGCCTGCGCCGAACCGGATGTCGAGCGTCCACTGCGGGCCGCATTGGCCTGTATCACGCTGAACCTCTCGCTGGCCGAACTTGAGCGGTTGAATCAGGACGAACTGGCCTGGGAAGCACGGGTCATGCAGTTCCGCCGTTATCGCGAGATCTGGCGCAAGCAGGGCGTGCTGCCGATGCTGCGTCGTTTACTGCATGACTTCAAACTGCCCCAGGCATTGATCACCCGCAGTGACGGCGAGCGCGTGCTGACCAACCTGCTGCACCTGTCTGAATTACTGCAACAAGCCGCCGCCGAACTCGATGGCGAACAAGCCCTGATCCGCCATTTGTCCGAGCACTTGGCACTGTCCGGTCAGGCGGGTGAGGAGCAAATCCTGCGCCTGGAAAGCGACGAACAACTGGTCAAGGTCGTAACTATTCACAAGTCGAAGGGGCTTGAGTACCCCTTGGTATTTTTGCCTTTCATCTGTTCGGCGAAACCGGTGGATGGCAGTCGTTTACCACTGCATTACCACGACGCCACGGGCAAAGCCCAGGTGACCCTGAGGCCGACAGCCGAGTTGATCGCCCAGGCCGATGACGAGCGACTGGCCGAGGATTTGCGCTTGCTCTATGTGGCGCTGACCCGCGCGCAGCATGCCTGCTGGCTTGGTGTGACTGACCTCAAGCGTGGCAATAACAACAGCTCGGTGCTGCACTTGTCAGCATTGGGTTATCTGTTGGGCGGTGGTGCGGCGCTGGCCGAACCTGCGGGCCTGAAGCGCTGGCTGGAAGACTTGCAAGAGGATTGCCCGGCGCTCCGTTATAGCGAGATGCCCGAAGCGACAGGCGAGCATTACCATCCGCCGCGTAATGAAGCGACTTTACTCGCGCCGTTGATTCCCAAACGCAAGGCCAGTGAAAACTGGTGGATCGCCTCCTACAGCGCCTTGCGCATTGGCGACATCTTGAGTGTGGGCACTGACGAAGCACCGGAAAGCCCGCAAGCGCAAAAACTCTTTGACGACGAACGTCTCGACCCCGAAGCACCACGGGACGTGGTCACTGGCGGCGCTGACATTCACCGCTTCCCCCGTGGTCCGAACCCCGGAACCTTTCTCCATGGTTTGTTGGAATGGGCTGGTGATGAAGGCTTCAGCGCAACGCCAAAAGCGGTGGAAGACGCCGTTGGCCGTCGCTGTAATCGCCGCGGCTGGGAAGGCTGGATCGTCACGTTGAGTGACTGGCTGCAGCACCTGCTCAGATCGCCGTTGCACATCGGCGGCGGGCAGCCTCCAGTGGTCTTCGAGCAACTCAACCAATACCGGGTCGAGATGGAATTCTGGTTCGCCAGTCATAAAGTCGATGTGCTCAAACTCGATGAACTGGTGCGCCAATACACCCACAACGGCGTGGCCCGAGTGGCCGCTGAGCCGGTGATGCTCAATGGCATGTTCAAAGGCTTTATCGACCTGACGTTCGAGCATGAAGGTCGTTACTACGTCGCCGACTACAAATCCAACTGGCTCGGCGTCGATGATTCGGCTTATACCGAGCAAGCCATGGAACAATCGATCCTCGATAACCGCTACGACCTGCAATACGTGTTGTACCTGTTGGCCCTGCACCGTCAGCTCAAGGCGCGGCTGCCCGATTATGACTACGACCGACATGTCGGTGGCGCGTTGTACCTGTTCCTGCGCGGAACGCGAGCGGCCAGCCAGGGCGTTTATTTCGCCCGTCCGCCTCGGGAATTGATCGAGCGTCTGGATCGTCTGTTCCAGGGCAAGCAGGAACCCAAGGCCGAGCCCGCCTGGGAACAGGGAGTACTGCTATGAGCCGCACCTTCGCCGATTTGTTGCCCACGCCATTGGCGGCCGAAAGTCTGGCAGACCTGGCGCCGTTGACTCGCGCGGACGACCTTTTGCTGCTGCTCACCCGTTGGGTCGAACGCGGTTGGCTGCGTGCCCTGGACAAGGCCTTCGTCGCCTTCCTTCATGAACTCGCCCCCAATGATGATCCGCTGGTGTTGCTGGCGGCAGCGTTGACCAGTCACCAGCTCGGTCACGGTCATGTCTGCCTGGACTTGTTCGAGACGCTCAAGGCGCCGGATTTCGCCCTGTCGCTGCCACCCGAAGGCGATCTGCAAAGTGGCGCGATGTTGCTGCCATCACAATTGCTTGAAGCGCTGGACGGCGCTCACTGGTGCAAGGTACTGGCCGCCAGCAGTCTGGTGGCACTGGCGGTAGACGGTTGTGAAGAAGCCCGGCATCGGCCCCTGGTGTTGTCGGGCAAGCGTCTGTACCTGCGCCGCTACTGGGCTTATGAACGGCGCATCGACAATTCCCTGCGTCAACGCCTGGCGGAACATGAAGCAACGCCGGCGGATTTGCTCCAGCGCCTGACCGGTTTGTTCGGCCCCGCCAAGCCTGGTGAGGTGATCGACTGGCAAAAACTCGCGTGCGCCCTGGCCACTCGCGGCGCGTTCAGTATCGTCACCGGCGGTCCGGGGACCGGCAAGACCACTACGGTGGTGCGACTGCTGGCGCTGCTCCAGGCGCCTGCCGTGGAGGCCGGAAAACCGTTGCGTATTCGTCTGGCCGCACCGACCGGCAAGGCAGCAGCGCGGCTGACGGAATCCATCAGTCAGCAAGTACAAACCCTGACGGTAGCCGAGGCAGTACGGGACAAGATTCCGTCCGACGTCACCACTGTGCACCGTTTGCTGGGCAGTCGGCCCGGCACCCGACATTTCCGTCACCACGCCGGTAATCGCTTGCCACTGGATGTACTGGTCGTCGATGAAGCATCGATGATTGACCTGGAGATGATGGCCAATTTGCTCGACGCGTTGCCGGCCCATGCGCGTCTGGTGCTGCTCGGTGACAAGGACCAACTGGCCTCCGTGGAGGCCGGTGCCGTGTTGGGCGATTTGTGTCGCGACGCCGAGGCCGGGTGGTACAGCCCGCAGACTCGCCAGTGGCTGGAGGCTGTCAGCGGCGAAAGTCTCGAGACCAGCGGTTTGCATGAGGACCTGGAGGGCACTCATCCCTTGGCCCAGCAAGTGGTGATGCTGCGACACTCACGTCGATTCGGCGAGGGCAGCGGCATTGGTCAGTTGGCGCGTTGGGTCAATCAGCAACAACCCGATGAAGCTCGCAAGCTGTTGGCCGAACGTAACTACAAAGACGTGTTTTCCCTGCCGCTCAAAGGTGAACAGGACAAAGCGCTGGAGCGTTTGCTG is a window of Pseudomonas sp. 10S4 DNA encoding:
- the recD gene encoding exodeoxyribonuclease V subunit alpha, producing the protein MSRTFADLLPTPLAAESLADLAPLTRADDLLLLLTRWVERGWLRALDKAFVAFLHELAPNDDPLVLLAAALTSHQLGHGHVCLDLFETLKAPDFALSLPPEGDLQSGAMLLPSQLLEALDGAHWCKVLAASSLVALAVDGCEEARHRPLVLSGKRLYLRRYWAYERRIDNSLRQRLAEHEATPADLLQRLTGLFGPAKPGEVIDWQKLACALATRGAFSIVTGGPGTGKTTTVVRLLALLQAPAVEAGKPLRIRLAAPTGKAAARLTESISQQVQTLTVAEAVRDKIPSDVTTVHRLLGSRPGTRHFRHHAGNRLPLDVLVVDEASMIDLEMMANLLDALPAHARLVLLGDKDQLASVEAGAVLGDLCRDAEAGWYSPQTRQWLEAVSGESLETSGLHEDLEGTHPLAQQVVMLRHSRRFGEGSGIGQLARWVNQQQPDEARKLLAERNYKDVFSLPLKGEQDKALERLLLDGHNDGPPGYRHYLSLLRNQRPPVDCALDDKRWTEWARQVLQAFDTFQLLCAVRKGPWGVEGLNQRVTDALLKARLIDSDQQWYEGRPVLMTRNDYGLGLMNGDIGIALKLPEREGPEAGKHVLRVAFPRNDGQGGVRFVLPSRLNDVETVYAMTVHKSQGSEFAHTALILPDALNPVLTKELIYTGITRAKDWFTLIEPRAGVFEEAVQRKVKRLSGLMLELEAGDKSSP